From one Candidatus Zymogenus saltonus genomic stretch:
- the melA gene encoding alpha-galactosidase, translating into MTKIAFIGAGSFEFTRNLVRDILTFPLLEDATLTLMDIDPERLRYIESAVKRIVNEGNYPAKVEATGDRGEALKGASAVVLTILVEGIDVWRHDIEIPKKYGVDINVGDTRGPAGVFRALRTIPVVLDIAADMERLCPEAILLNYTNPMSMLCRAVHGERDVKLVGLCHSVQETAAGMEYLLGIKEGELDHLCAGINHQAWYLKLEHKGNDIYPKIREAMSRPEIYNFEIVRNEMFLHLGYYVTESSGHNSEYSWWFRKRPDLIERYCAPGTGWNPGAYAFIIDEYLKRESTWKDEINKWLEDPNPLDLKRGREYAAYIINAFMGGEPFKFNGNVPNTGLITNLPEGACVEVPVFADRTGFHPVHVGALPPQLAALNNINIAAEEMAVKGFLAGDPEMIYHSIIYDPLTAAVLSLAEIREMVNEMLDKNRKYLPTFKRFSV; encoded by the coding sequence ATGACAAAGATAGCCTTTATAGGCGCCGGGAGCTTCGAGTTTACGAGAAACCTCGTAAGGGACATCCTGACATTCCCCCTCCTTGAGGACGCCACCCTGACGCTCATGGACATCGACCCGGAACGGTTGAGATACATCGAGAGTGCGGTCAAAAGGATAGTAAATGAGGGTAACTACCCGGCCAAGGTTGAGGCCACGGGAGACAGAGGGGAGGCCCTAAAAGGGGCGTCCGCCGTGGTCCTGACCATCTTGGTGGAGGGTATAGATGTCTGGCGCCACGACATAGAGATCCCGAAGAAGTACGGCGTGGACATAAACGTGGGGGACACGAGGGGTCCGGCGGGGGTTTTCAGGGCCCTCCGCACGATCCCGGTGGTCCTCGATATAGCGGCGGATATGGAGAGGCTATGCCCCGAAGCCATTCTCTTAAACTACACGAATCCCATGTCCATGCTGTGCAGGGCCGTCCACGGCGAGAGGGACGTCAAGCTTGTGGGGCTGTGTCACAGCGTCCAGGAGACGGCGGCCGGGATGGAGTACCTCCTCGGAATCAAGGAGGGGGAGCTCGACCACCTCTGCGCGGGAATAAACCACCAAGCATGGTATCTAAAGCTCGAACACAAAGGCAACGACATCTACCCGAAAATCAGGGAGGCCATGTCGAGGCCCGAGATATACAATTTTGAAATAGTCAGAAACGAGATGTTTCTCCACCTGGGCTACTACGTGACCGAGTCGAGCGGCCACAACTCCGAGTACAGCTGGTGGTTCAGGAAGCGCCCGGATCTGATCGAGAGATACTGCGCCCCCGGCACCGGCTGGAATCCCGGGGCATACGCCTTCATCATCGACGAGTACCTGAAAAGAGAGAGCACGTGGAAAGATGAGATCAATAAATGGCTCGAAGACCCGAATCCCCTCGACCTCAAGAGGGGAAGGGAGTACGCCGCATATATTATCAACGCATTTATGGGGGGAGAGCCCTTCAAGTTCAACGGCAACGTCCCCAACACTGGGCTGATTACCAACCTCCCAGAAGGCGCCTGCGTGGAGGTGCCGGTATTCGCCGACAGGACCGGATTTCACCCCGTCCACGTAGGGGCGTTGCCGCCCCAGCTTGCGGCGCTAAACAACATCAACATCGCCGCGGAGGAGATGGCCGTCAAGGGATTTCTCGCGGGCGATCCTGAGATGATATATCACTCGATAATCTACGACCCCCTGACCGCCGCCGTCCTCTCCCTTGCCGAGATAAGGGAGATGGTAAACGA